From the genome of Deinococcus aerius, one region includes:
- a CDS encoding translocation/assembly module TamB domain-containing protein, whose protein sequence is MTDSPRSTPARPRRRRWPWVLPGLAALLGLAAWFAPALLGQWALRQANSGGTRITADGVGGPLWSPTLRGARVQLPGVSGTAAQAGVSVAGVDLRNKTVRLNVKVRDGAVNLSLGDLLGGQKGEPGQAQGGWKVVLGGLDVQGTRVNVDGSGVNIPDGRFQVTPGKNGALAVRGRTPDGDLNADVTVREGKAGNVFLLDLGADARVLNHYWPGVTGGRITGRYQFGDGPVRGDLKLSNGSVRVPEARFVTVQNVSGTATHRGDDISLNLSGQGWNGPVTARGGVDLKAHKWTVTADAEPTVEGLARALGTTGTGDLRLHVTAGGWDTVSVKGSAKGAGRFAGVPFRDLNAEYTFLSHSGGGRPANDLGFSARTALAGEQILQGRWAFGQEGQARWEGVFAQKPLDVTANIDAQNVLRLTGRGLGGPLAGTLALKNQELSATLNPTYGAARARVALSGKPADLRAAITGGEAGPFALAGTAQFDREGLKADLGAVQLDLDRNFRGAWTARNLTGAGVTLSGGGRLDLTGGDVAGTLAANVPGVTGTLRGPLALNYLEQRGTFTPGDQRLTWRGDAFTLEARNLPVVGGARVNGAATVTTTLRAFGTLTATGNGYALTATGRGGAARLRGTARGVTVLADTRLSNGLRTTARVQGADIQGTLSLDRGVRFTLTTGGQTARGVIDGENWDATGRVNLAALRPLLGVEDLGGTLDLALAGRGGTARVKGTAAGGTVRGTLTRTGGAVTADLRGALAGVTANLSGRVYPNVQASGTASWQGQTLNAALSGEYGNLRARLTGRTGELSFAGVTLPGQAVNLSGTLTPALTASGTWGDLTARYDARTGLLSVSGQQALTALGQAGRVRGEATWGPGFRGNVNARGVLDQYTVALRGPWQNLNVLLTDGEGLRATGTAALPTGRYDLDVRGPVAGLYVDGHVTGTGTEPRGTVNVFDGSGGGARVTLRGFSDFDVRARGLTLAGQPLRGDLTARNGVLSGDLTAGPLRVRASSGTVTATGEIAGHRVTAQGRLTLPATLENLRVRVIGPYLTAEATGGVANLRGVVRVRPQTFGQGTARVTLPAQAFPLAASLTGARADVGGLTYRAGTWGGSAELRYALAGQGGTVRLVGEGAGLSAVPTGPLGGRVTLLPQVGGTLTARLAPLLPLLPESVRVQVVPGELVASLTPRGATLTTRGTRYLGDPLNLNGRVGWERGVTATATLTHPDARASLRYDGRDLTVRGARLDARLLRPLAEASGTVTADLTVPGLDLSRASGGARVNVTAAGQPVTGTVSLAGGQPVADLRAGPLRLTVRDGRVNASGELAGHRLDAKAQLTGLTNLSDLRVAIHGPYLTASVAGDLARLRGSLRLRRQTYGAGGAGLNLPSQTLPLTASVTGGRLGLGGLTYAGGRWSGRAGLRYSLGGREGTLGLVGEGAGLAALPSGPLGGRVALLPRLGGTLTADLAPFLTALPAAVRAEVVPGRLVAQVRADGATVGTQGTRYQGDPLNLAGQVNWRGRVTASADLTHPGTVIPLRYDGQNLTIPGAEVDARFLRPVLEATGHVTANLTVPGLDFGRANGQARVDLTAAGQRAVGGVTLARGQLSADLTSDLAGLDVRVRGPLYPRADAVLNVGDVRGTLSGNAAETLTLRAAGTYQGRALNLTAVGRALTEPDAAATLRATVAGANVNLDVHRERDDWRASGTFAAPDLRALAGTAGQVSGTVGGTLRNLRVNAAGDVAGATFQAPATFSGGVLRLNGATASLSLGSLRASGPVFPTLALSAKATLRQGLPGTYTVQARGTLGKPEVTAQGTLTNGTDGLQAGGSRLTARLLGRDWKLNVMGEPLAGFVRGQLGGGALGGLQDSRLNVHTAFLSGQTRVRLDGVTGWNARRGWLGRLRAVGNVPGGALDATLNGSGALALAGSVGPARVAGSFPASLPLRPGGTLDLTALDVGALWGRAGQLRATGRATLTGPGWDRLAATFAGRLTDTAGELSGDLGATYGAGDLAVRLAGERLTGNAALSGGRYEVSLRAQPVRLARLLPPGWDVDALTFAGTVRASGDLAGGPSLVEARNLALRGEQGRVGPFGLFGQATLIRRAGQPDVLEAALDGSLLGGVLKASGTLPAGVRVTARDVNARAFGAGTVNADLTLSGPLEDLLVAGSASTLADTFDARVALSGPLRDARANARVTLKGQGRAGTLYAEASDLNLGAGTVRAHVYGTARQGGNEVRLDLNGAWPRLAGTATATVSGLPSPVTLSGDGRGGYTLNAGTLGSGQVTLTPGQGFLPALAGGLRLTPLALVNGTGTATADVTLSGTLAAPRLAATLTTRNAAVTGVTLADTAGTITGTPSDLRGTLTQAGATVATLEGRTLTLSGLTASAAGSTLRATGAAGLNGTADLTLTASGVVDGNVRAAYQARALEVRGSVTTQGLRTALDLNADPFTGWHGTARVTGGPNGVLTDAANLAVSGPLAHPLVTGEAGLLGAGARLVANADGVQLRLVDGPGATASGVVEVRPDEQGNWRWLGTAALTRPELSLSVTPRGALADPTLTLSVRRGEWRAAGTAGLRSADLTVTDGLAPGSVTWNAGTVRANLPGLDLGRLGVPRVGGRLTASGTLEPATGNGRVNVRVADATSDLTIPYLGVTLAGDLAADVTLAGGRPQVRASATLPAGVVSVSAAQREGGWTGTLSGTLRREDGTLTASVLSGPAGLTGSVTAARYPLSALGQDVRLEGGVTLGGQTFRADLTAGNAVGEARLTGDGGLADLLPALGALGDLRPTGEGYQLRARLDDVDLGRLGLAPGLGGRVSGEANIQDGGGTVVVSSPALSIGQKQLGARVEGTLVGGDWRLRGFLGETDFFASLTGGTLSGRATLQALPLGAVVGAITGTPVGEGVVTGVARFSLPLADPAAGSATVVAERIRVTATSGTGADAVTETLTGTGTLDYAARELRNVDIQLSGAGTWDVRGGYTRQRVDLSARFTNTTFTPVLRLVPGLAGLTPSLKGSVTLTAAGTYDRPRGGLRAQNLVGSVAGLSLQIPSLAGDLPDSGAFSASGRILTGGTVGSDGTVDLRGQFTLGRLSGTRATFTGLLAPQALGALPNTTVTVTQASETRWTVDAGSRTPATATTPAGTLRLTGTLAPRPDLTLTARGYNLPLAAVYARESLLSADLRAVDDGTFVRVSGAANFTRLTLGRPNAPTTLPAPGQAGGTGGGTNGRTTDDFPSPLPPEYTTFPKPAPDTPEDRPAPPFLERVVFEDIPIRAPNGIRVDEALARAEFSGNLVLSGTGARPLLRGDVVAQRGTLFLRENEFTLRSGQVTFGGDGILPTFSALASGTVPDSISGRRVPVTLDVQGGFRLLPSGENALDLRTTLSCTAAGGACTDPATGNPYTEAQLYALVATGVPDLQALPANLASLGTSALQTALNVFVLGEIERNVARALGLDVFRFTPNLLTSDGSLGATLTLGSYLTRDLYLQYQVDLNGRGLLDATYSTPDGRVTFKVSTPLNGLNLESVRPSFSAAYNFNRRASVSLGVQNDEDSTKLRFGVTYRLFAR, encoded by the coding sequence GTGACGGACTCGCCGCGTTCCACCCCCGCCCGCCCCAGGCGCAGACGCTGGCCCTGGGTCCTGCCGGGTCTTGCCGCGCTGCTGGGCCTGGCGGCCTGGTTTGCTCCCGCCCTGCTGGGGCAGTGGGCGCTGCGCCAGGCCAACAGCGGAGGCACGCGGATCACGGCGGACGGGGTGGGCGGGCCACTCTGGTCCCCGACGCTGCGCGGGGCACGGGTGCAGTTGCCGGGCGTGAGTGGCACGGCGGCGCAGGCGGGCGTGAGCGTCGCCGGGGTGGATCTGCGGAACAAGACGGTCCGCCTGAACGTGAAGGTCCGCGACGGGGCAGTGAACCTGAGCTTGGGGGACCTGCTGGGCGGCCAGAAGGGCGAGCCGGGGCAGGCGCAGGGCGGCTGGAAGGTCGTGCTGGGCGGCCTCGACGTTCAGGGCACCCGGGTGAACGTGGACGGCTCGGGCGTGAACATCCCCGATGGCCGCTTCCAGGTCACCCCGGGAAAGAACGGGGCGCTGGCCGTCCGCGGGCGGACCCCCGACGGCGACCTGAACGCCGACGTGACCGTGCGGGAGGGGAAGGCGGGGAACGTCTTCCTGCTCGATCTGGGCGCGGACGCCCGGGTGCTGAACCACTACTGGCCGGGGGTGACGGGTGGGCGCATCACCGGGCGCTACCAGTTCGGGGACGGGCCGGTGCGCGGTGACCTGAAACTCTCGAATGGCAGTGTCCGGGTGCCGGAGGCGCGGTTTGTGACGGTGCAGAATGTCTCCGGGACGGCCACGCACCGGGGCGACGACATCTCCCTGAACCTGAGCGGGCAGGGGTGGAACGGCCCGGTCACCGCGCGGGGCGGCGTGGACCTGAAGGCGCACAAGTGGACGGTGACGGCGGACGCCGAGCCTACCGTCGAGGGTCTCGCGCGGGCGCTGGGCACCACGGGCACGGGCGACCTGCGGCTGCACGTCACGGCGGGCGGGTGGGACACCGTGAGCGTGAAGGGCTCCGCGAAGGGGGCGGGCCGCTTTGCAGGCGTGCCCTTCCGGGACCTGAACGCGGAGTACACCTTCCTGAGTCACTCGGGCGGCGGGCGTCCGGCGAACGACCTCGGCTTCAGCGCGCGGACGGCGCTGGCCGGGGAGCAGATCTTGCAGGGCCGCTGGGCCTTCGGGCAGGAGGGGCAGGCCCGCTGGGAGGGTGTGTTCGCCCAGAAGCCGCTGGACGTGACGGCCAACATCGACGCTCAGAACGTGCTGAGGCTGACGGGACGGGGCCTGGGCGGACCGCTGGCGGGCACCCTGGCCCTGAAAAACCAGGAGCTGAGTGCCACCCTGAATCCCACCTACGGCGCGGCCCGGGCACGAGTCGCCCTGAGTGGCAAGCCGGCCGACCTGCGCGCCGCCATCACGGGGGGCGAGGCCGGACCCTTCGCGCTGGCGGGCACGGCGCAGTTTGACCGCGAGGGGCTGAAAGCCGACCTGGGTGCGGTGCAACTCGACCTCGACCGCAATTTCCGGGGGGCGTGGACGGCGCGGAACCTCACGGGCGCGGGGGTCACCCTCAGCGGTGGGGGCCGCCTCGACCTGACGGGCGGGGACGTGGCGGGGACGCTGGCGGCGAACGTGCCGGGCGTGACGGGCACCCTGCGCGGGCCGCTGGCCCTCAACTACCTGGAGCAGCGCGGCACCTTCACGCCGGGGGACCAGCGCCTGACCTGGCGGGGGGACGCCTTCACACTGGAGGCGCGGAACCTGCCCGTCGTGGGCGGGGCGCGGGTGAACGGCGCGGCGACGGTGACCACCACCCTTCGGGCCTTCGGCACCCTGACGGCGACCGGGAACGGCTACGCCCTCACCGCCACCGGGCGGGGCGGCGCGGCGCGGCTGCGCGGCACGGCGCGGGGCGTCACGGTGCTGGCCGACACGCGGCTCTCGAATGGGTTGCGCACCACCGCCCGGGTGCAGGGCGCGGACATCCAGGGCACCCTCAGCCTGGACCGGGGCGTGCGCTTCACCCTCACGACGGGGGGGCAGACGGCCCGGGGCGTGATCGACGGGGAGAACTGGGACGCGACGGGGCGGGTGAACCTCGCCGCGCTGCGCCCGCTGCTGGGCGTGGAGGACCTGGGGGGCACCCTCGACCTCGCGCTCGCCGGGCGGGGCGGAACGGCGCGGGTGAAGGGGACGGCGGCGGGCGGGACGGTGCGCGGCACGCTAACGCGGACGGGCGGCGCGGTGACGGCGGATCTGAGGGGCGCCCTCGCCGGGGTGACGGCCAATCTGTCCGGGCGGGTGTACCCCAACGTCCAGGCGAGCGGCACGGCCTCCTGGCAGGGGCAGACGCTGAACGCGGCCCTGAGCGGGGAGTACGGCAATCTGCGGGCGCGGCTCACGGGCCGCACGGGCGAACTCTCCTTCGCGGGGGTGACGTTGCCGGGGCAGGCGGTGAACCTGAGCGGCACCCTCACGCCCGCGCTCACGGCGAGCGGGACCTGGGGGGACCTGACGGCCCGTTACGACGCGCGCACGGGGCTGCTCTCGGTGTCGGGCCAGCAGGCGCTGACCGCGTTAGGGCAGGCCGGCCGGGTGCGGGGCGAGGCGACCTGGGGACCCGGCTTCCGGGGCAACGTGAACGCGAGGGGCGTCCTTGACCAGTACACGGTCGCGCTGCGCGGCCCCTGGCAGAACCTGAACGTGCTGCTCACCGACGGGGAGGGCCTGCGCGCGACGGGCACCGCGGCCCTCCCCACCGGGCGTTACGACCTGGACGTGCGCGGGCCGGTCGCGGGCCTGTACGTGGACGGCCACGTGACCGGCACGGGCACCGAGCCGCGCGGCACCGTGAACGTGTTCGACGGCTCGGGCGGCGGCGCCCGCGTCACCCTGCGCGGCTTTTCCGACTTCGACGTGCGTGCCCGCGGCCTGACCCTGGCCGGGCAACCCCTGAGGGGCGACCTGACCGCGCGTAACGGGGTCCTGAGCGGCGACCTGACCGCCGGACCTCTGCGCGTGCGGGCGAGTAGTGGGACCGTGACGGCGACGGGCGAGATCGCGGGCCACCGCGTCACCGCCCAGGGCCGACTGACCCTCCCGGCCACCCTGGAGAACCTGCGCGTGCGCGTCATTGGGCCCTATCTCACCGCTGAGGCGACGGGCGGCGTGGCGAACCTGCGGGGCGTGGTCCGCGTTCGCCCGCAGACCTTCGGACAGGGGACGGCGCGGGTGACGCTGCCCGCGCAGGCGTTCCCGCTGGCCGCCTCCCTCACGGGCGCGCGGGCGGACGTGGGCGGGCTGACGTACCGGGCGGGCACCTGGGGGGGCAGCGCGGAACTCCGCTACGCCCTCGCCGGACAGGGGGGCACTGTGCGCCTGGTTGGCGAGGGGGCCGGGCTGAGCGCCGTGCCCACCGGACCCCTCGGCGGGCGGGTGACGCTGCTCCCGCAGGTTGGGGGCACGCTGACCGCCCGCCTTGCCCCCCTCCTGCCGCTGCTGCCAGAATCGGTGCGGGTGCAGGTCGTGCCGGGGGAACTCGTGGCCTCTCTGACCCCACGGGGGGCGACCCTGACCACCCGGGGAACCCGCTACCTGGGTGACCCACTGAACCTGAATGGCCGGGTGGGCTGGGAGCGCGGCGTGACGGCGACGGCCACACTGACGCACCCGGACGCGCGGGCCAGCCTGCGCTATGACGGGCGGGACCTGACGGTGCGTGGGGCGCGGCTGGACGCCCGGCTCCTGCGGCCCCTGGCGGAAGCGAGCGGCACGGTGACCGCGGACCTGACGGTGCCGGGGCTCGACCTCAGCCGGGCGAGCGGCGGAGCGCGGGTGAACGTGACGGCGGCAGGACAGCCGGTTACTGGAACCGTCTCACTGGCGGGCGGGCAACCGGTGGCCGACCTGCGGGCGGGGCCGCTGCGCCTGACCGTTCGGGACGGGCGGGTGAATGCCAGCGGCGAACTCGCGGGCCACCGTCTCGACGCGAAGGCGCAGTTGACTGGACTCACGAACCTGAGCGATCTGCGGGTTGCCATCCACGGGCCCTACCTCACCGCGAGCGTGGCGGGGGACCTCGCCCGGCTGCGCGGCTCGCTGCGGTTGAGGCGGCAGACCTACGGGGCGGGTGGGGCGGGCCTGAACCTCCCCTCCCAGACGCTGCCGCTGACCGCCTCGGTGACGGGGGGGCGGCTCGGGCTGGGCGGGCTGACGTACGCGGGTGGGCGCTGGAGCGGACGCGCGGGCCTGCGCTACAGCCTGGGTGGCCGGGAGGGAACGCTGGGCCTCGTCGGGGAGGGCGCGGGACTCGCCGCCCTCCCCTCCGGCCCGCTGGGCGGACGGGTGGCGCTGCTTCCCCGGCTCGGGGGCACCCTGACCGCCGACCTCGCCCCCTTCCTCACGGCACTCCCGGCGGCTGTGCGGGCGGAGGTCGTGCCGGGACGGCTCGTCGCGCAGGTGAGGGCGGACGGGGCGACGGTGGGCACTCAGGGCACCCGTTACCAGGGCGATCCCCTCAACCTGGCCGGGCAGGTGAACTGGCGCGGGCGGGTGACGGCCTCGGCGGACCTGACCCACCCGGGCACCGTCATTCCGCTGCGCTACGACGGCCAGAACCTCACCATCCCGGGGGCCGAGGTGGACGCGCGCTTCCTGCGCCCCGTGCTGGAGGCGACGGGCCACGTCACGGCGAACCTGACGGTGCCGGGGCTCGACTTCGGGCGGGCGAACGGGCAGGCGCGGGTGGACCTGACGGCGGCGGGCCAGCGGGCGGTCGGCGGGGTGACGCTCGCGCGCGGGCAACTGTCCGCCGACCTGACGAGCGACCTCGCCGGGCTGGACGTGCGGGTGCGCGGGCCCCTCTACCCCCGGGCGGACGCCGTGCTGAACGTCGGCGACGTGCGGGGCACTCTGAGCGGGAACGCGGCGGAAACGCTCACCCTGCGCGCCGCCGGGACGTATCAGGGCCGGGCCCTCAACCTGACCGCCGTGGGGCGAGCGCTGACCGAACCGGACGCGGCGGCGACCCTGCGGGCCACGGTCGCCGGGGCTAACGTGAACCTCGACGTGCACCGGGAGAGGGACGACTGGCGGGCCAGCGGCACGTTCGCCGCGCCGGACCTGCGGGCACTGGCGGGCACGGCGGGGCAGGTCAGCGGCACCGTCGGCGGCACCCTGCGGAACCTGCGGGTGAACGCGGCTGGCGACGTAGCGGGGGCGACGTTCCAGGCTCCGGCGACGTTCTCGGGCGGCGTGCTGCGGCTGAACGGGGCGACGGCCAGCCTCTCCCTCGGGAGTCTGCGGGCGAGCGGGCCAGTCTTCCCCACCCTGGCGCTGAGCGCGAAGGCCACGCTCCGTCAGGGGCTGCCGGGCACCTACACCGTGCAGGCGCGCGGGACGCTCGGCAAGCCGGAGGTGACCGCGCAGGGCACGCTGACGAACGGAACGGATGGCCTCCAGGCGGGCGGCTCGCGCCTCACCGCGCGGCTGCTGGGCCGGGACTGGAAGCTGAACGTGATGGGGGAACCGCTCGCCGGATTCGTGCGGGGCCAGCTCGGGGGCGGGGCGCTCGGCGGATTGCAGGACAGCCGCCTGAACGTCCACACGGCCTTCCTGTCGGGTCAGACGCGGGTGCGGCTCGACGGTGTGACCGGGTGGAACGCGCGGCGCGGGTGGCTGGGCCGCCTGCGGGCGGTGGGGAACGTGCCGGGCGGGGCGCTCGACGCGACGCTGAACGGGTCGGGTGCCCTCGCCCTGGCGGGCAGCGTGGGTCCGGCGCGGGTGGCCGGGAGCTTCCCGGCGAGCCTCCCCCTCCGGCCGGGCGGCACCCTCGACCTCACCGCCCTGGATGTCGGGGCGCTGTGGGGACGGGCGGGGCAACTGCGGGCCACGGGCCGCGCGACCCTGACCGGACCGGGCTGGGACCGGCTGGCGGCGACCTTCGCGGGCCGACTGACCGACACGGCGGGCGAGCTGAGCGGCGACCTGGGCGCGACGTACGGGGCCGGGGACTTGGCCGTGCGGCTGGCGGGCGAGCGGCTGACGGGGAACGCGGCGCTGAGCGGCGGACGCTACGAGGTGTCCCTGCGGGCCCAGCCCGTGCGCCTGGCGCGGCTGCTGCCCCCCGGCTGGGACGTGGACGCGCTGACCTTCGCCGGGACGGTGCGCGCTTCGGGGGACCTGGCGGGTGGCCCCTCGCTCGTCGAGGCCCGGAACCTCGCGCTGCGGGGCGAGCAGGGGCGGGTGGGACCCTTCGGCCTGTTCGGCCAGGCCACCCTGATCCGCCGGGCCGGGCAGCCCGATGTGCTGGAGGCCGCGCTCGACGGCAGCCTGCTCGGCGGGGTGCTGAAGGCCAGCGGAACCCTCCCGGCGGGCGTGCGCGTGACGGCGCGGGACGTGAACGCCAGGGCCTTCGGCGCGGGAACGGTGAACGCCGACCTCACCCTCAGCGGGCCGCTGGAGGACCTGCTCGTCGCGGGAAGTGCCTCCACCCTGGCGGACACCTTCGACGCCCGGGTGGCGCTCTCGGGTCCGCTGCGGGACGCTCGGGCGAATGCGCGGGTGACCCTGAAGGGCCAGGGCCGGGCCGGAACGCTCTACGCCGAGGCGAGCGACCTCAACCTCGGGGCGGGGACCGTCCGGGCGCACGTGTACGGCACGGCGCGGCAGGGCGGGAACGAGGTGCGGCTCGACCTGAACGGGGCGTGGCCCCGGCTGGCGGGCACGGCGACCGCCACCGTCTCCGGCCTCCCCTCCCCCGTCACCCTCAGCGGCGATGGACGGGGAGGCTACACCCTGAACGCCGGAACGCTCGGCTCCGGCCAGGTCACCCTCACCCCCGGCCAGGGGTTCCTCCCCGCGCTCGCCGGGGGGCTCCGCCTGACCCCACTCGCGCTGGTCAACGGCACGGGGACGGCGACGGCGGACGTGACCCTCTCGGGCACCCTGGCCGCGCCCCGCCTGGCCGCGACGCTGACCACCCGGAATGCGGCGGTGACGGGCGTGACTCTTGCGGACACGGCTGGAACGATCACGGGTACCCCCAGCGATCTGCGCGGCACGCTGACCCAGGCCGGGGCGACCGTCGCCACATTGGAGGGGCGGACCCTCACCCTCAGCGGCCTGACGGCGAGCGCGGCGGGGAGCACCCTGCGCGCAACGGGGGCCGCCGGGCTGAACGGCACCGCCGACCTCACGCTCACGGCGAGCGGCGTGGTGGACGGCAACGTGCGGGCCGCGTACCAGGCCCGCGCCCTGGAGGTCAGGGGCAGCGTGACCACGCAAGGGCTGCGGACGGCGCTGGACCTGAACGCCGACCCCTTCACGGGATGGCACGGGACCGCGCGGGTGACGGGCGGGCCGAATGGCGTTCTCACCGACGCGGCGAACCTGGCGGTCTCCGGTCCCCTCGCGCACCCGCTCGTGACGGGCGAGGCGGGTCTGCTGGGGGCGGGTGCGCGGCTGGTGGCGAACGCGGACGGCGTGCAGCTCCGGCTGGTGGACGGCCCCGGCGCGACGGCGAGCGGCGTGGTCGAGGTCCGCCCGGATGAGCAGGGGAACTGGCGCTGGCTGGGCACGGCGGCCCTCACCCGCCCGGAACTCAGCCTGAGCGTCACGCCGAGAGGTGCCCTCGCCGACCCCACCCTCACCCTCAGCGTGCGGCGGGGCGAGTGGCGGGCGGCGGGCACGGCGGGCCTGCGCTCGGCGGACCTCACCGTGACCGATGGCCTCGCCCCGGGGAGCGTGACCTGGAACGCGGGCACCGTGCGGGCGAACCTCCCCGGCCTGGACCTCGGGCGCCTGGGCGTGCCACGGGTCGGCGGGCGGCTCACGGCGAGCGGGACGCTGGAGCCCGCCACGGGGAACGGACGGGTGAATGTGCGGGTGGCGGACGCGACCTCGGACCTCACCATTCCCTACCTGGGCGTCACGCTGGCGGGCGACCTGGCGGCGGACGTGACCCTGGCGGGTGGGCGGCCCCAGGTGCGGGCGAGCGCGACCCTGCCCGCCGGGGTGGTGAGCGTGAGCGCCGCTCAGCGTGAGGGGGGCTGGACCGGCACCCTGAGCGGCACGCTGAGGCGGGAGGACGGGACCCTGACGGCGAGCGTCCTCTCCGGCCCGGCGGGGCTGACAGGCTCGGTGACGGCGGCGCGCTACCCGCTGAGCGCCCTGGGGCAGGACGTGCGGCTGGAGGGGGGCGTCACCCTGGGGGGGCAGACCTTCCGGGCGGACCTCACGGCGGGGAACGCGGTGGGCGAGGCGCGGCTGACCGGGGACGGCGGCCTGGCCGACCTGCTCCCCGCCCTGGGCGCCCTGGGCGACCTGCGCCCCACCGGGGAGGGCTACCAGCTTCGGGCGCGGCTCGACGACGTGGACCTGGGGCGGCTGGGGCTCGCGCCGGGGCTGGGGGGCCGGGTGAGCGGCGAGGCGAACATCCAGGACGGCGGCGGCACGGTCGTCGTGAGCAGCCCGGCCCTGAGCATCGGGCAAAAGCAGCTCGGCGCGCGGGTGGAGGGCACCCTGGTCGGCGGCGACTGGCGCCTGCGCGGCTTCCTGGGCGAGACGGACTTCTTCGCCAGCCTGACGGGGGGCACCCTGAGCGGGCGGGCCACCCTCCAGGCGCTGCCGCTGGGCGCAGTCGTCGGGGCGATCACCGGCACCCCCGTGGGCGAGGGCGTGGTGACGGGCGTGGCCCGCTTCAGCCTGCCGCTCGCCGACCCCGCCGCGGGCAGCGCCACCGTGGTCGCCGAGCGCATCCGCGTGACCGCCACGAGCGGTACGGGCGCGGACGCCGTGACCGAGACGCTGACGGGCACGGGCACGCTGGACTACGCGGCGCGGGAGCTGCGGAACGTGGACATCCAGCTCTCCGGGGCGGGGACCTGGGACGTGCGCGGCGGCTACACCCGCCAGCGGGTGGACCTCAGCGCCCGGTTCACGAACACGACCTTCACCCCGGTGCTGCGGCTGGTGCCGGGCCTGGCGGGCCTCACGCCCTCGCTCAAGGGGAGCGTGACCCTCACGGCGGCGGGCACCTACGACCGCCCGCGCGGGGGGCTGCGGGCGCAGAACCTGGTCGGCAGCGTGGCGGGCCTGAGCCTCCAGATTCCCTCCCTGGCGGGAGACCTGCCGGACTCCGGGGCCTTCAGCGCGTCCGGGCGCATCCTGACGGGCGGCACGGTGGGCAGCGACGGCACCGTGGACCTGCGCGGGCAGTTCACGCTGGGGCGGCTGTCGGGCACGCGGGCGACGTTCACCGGGCTGCTCGCCCCGCAGGCGCTCGGGGCGCTGCCGAACACGACGGTGACGGTCACCCAGGCGAGCGAGACGCGCTGGACGGTGGACGCGGGGAGCCGCACCCCCGCCACGGCGACCACTCCGGCGGGCACCCTGCGGCTGACCGGCACGCTCGCCCCGCGGCCCGACCTCACCCTGACCGCGCGGGGGTACAACCTGCCGCTCGCCGCGGTCTACGCCCGCGAGAGCCTGCTGAGCGCCGACCTGCGCGCGGTGGACGACGGCACCTTCGTCCGGGTGAGCGGGGCGGCGAACTTCACCCGGCTCACGCTGGGGCGCCCGAACGCGCCGACCACCCTGCCCGCGCCGGGACAGGCGGGGGGCACGGGCGGCGGCACGAACGGGCGCACGACCGACGACTTCCCCAGCCCGCTGCCCCCCGAGTACACGACCTTCCCCAAGCCCGCCCCGGACACCCCGGAGGACCGCCCGGCCCCGCCCTTCCTGGAGCGCGTGGTCTTCGAGGACATCCCCATCCGGGCGCCGAACGGGATTCGGGTGGACGAGGCGCTCGCCCGCGCCGAGTTCAGCGGGAACCTGGTGCTGTCGGGCACGGGCGCTCGGCCCCTGCTGCGCGGGGACGTGGTGGCCCAGCGCGGCACGCTGTTCCTGCGCGAGAACGAGTTCACCCTCCGCAGCGGCCAGGTGACGTTCGGGGGCGACGGCATCCTGCCCACCTTCTCCGCCCTCGCCAGCGGCACGGTGCCCGACAGCATCAGCGGGCGGCGGGTGCCCGTCACACTCGACGTTCAGGGCGGCTTCCGCCTGCTGCCCAGCGGCGAGAACGCGCTGGACCTGCGCACCACCCTGAGCTGCACGGCGGCGGGGGGCGCCTGCACCGACCCGGCGACCGGCAATCCCTACACCGAGGCGCAGCTCTACGCGCTCGTGGCGACGGGCGTGCCCGACCTCCAGGCGCTGCCCGCGAACCTCGCCTCGCTGGGCACCAGCGCCCTGCAAACCGCGCTGAACGTCTTCGTGCTGGGCGAGATCGAGCGCAACGTGGCCCGCGCCCTGGGCCTCGACGTGTTCCGCTTCACGCCCAACCTGCTGACCTCTGACGGCTCGCTTGGCGCGACGCTGACGCTGGGGTCGTACCTCACCCGTGACCTGTACCTGCAATACCAGGTGGACCTGAACGGGCGGGGCCTGCTCGACGCCACCTACAGCACCCCGGACGGCCGGGTGACCTTTAAAGTCAGCACCCCCCTGAACGGCCTCAACCTGGAATCCGTGCGCCCCAGCTTCAGCGCCGCGTACAACTTCAACCGCCGGGCGAGCGTGAGCCTGGGCGTGCAGAACGACGAGGACAGCACGAAGCTGCGGTTCGGGGTGACGTACCGGCTGTTTGCGAGGTAG
- a CDS encoding acylphosphatase, with amino-acid sequence MRLTALVSGTVQGVGYRRYVQRHARDLNLSGSAENLLDGRVEVVAEGSEADLERLLHWLRRGPPHARVDDVQTQYSEATGLRDFHVY; translated from the coding sequence ATGCGTCTGACCGCTCTTGTCTCCGGCACCGTGCAGGGTGTCGGCTACCGCCGCTACGTGCAGCGCCACGCCCGCGACCTGAACCTCAGCGGCAGCGCCGAGAACCTGCTCGACGGGCGGGTCGAGGTCGTCGCCGAGGGCTCGGAGGCCGACCTGGAGCGCCTGCTCCACTGGCTCAGGCGCGGCCCGCCCCACGCCCGGGTCGACGACGTGCAGACCCAGTACAGCGAGGCGACGGGCTTGCGGGATTTTCACGTGTATTGA